One Terriglobia bacterium genomic region harbors:
- a CDS encoding endonuclease III domain-containing protein, giving the protein MVNQSAEIVHYYGRLLLRWGPQNWWPAESRLEVIVGAYLTQNTNWSNVEKAIANLRRARVLSVKGLREIPLARLQKLVRPSGYFRQKAQKLKTFIRYLDENYGGSLDRMFAQPTEKLRAELLALNGVGPETADSILLYAGNHHVFVVDAYTHRVFERHGIIPAKAKYEEIRLLVEQEISGGVPDPMVMAEQEGAGAKPESLAVHPQGNDLQGNDPRHPVSRISSAARSELAQHYNELHALIVRVGNQYCRKTAKCEECPLKEFLPRKV; this is encoded by the coding sequence GTGGTGAATCAATCCGCCGAGATCGTCCACTACTACGGGCGCCTGCTCCTTCGCTGGGGTCCGCAGAACTGGTGGCCGGCCGAGTCGCGGCTGGAAGTAATCGTGGGCGCCTACCTGACGCAAAACACCAACTGGAGCAACGTGGAAAAAGCCATCGCCAATTTGCGCCGCGCGCGCGTGCTCAGCGTGAAGGGTCTGCGCGAGATTCCATTGGCGCGGTTGCAAAAGCTGGTGCGGCCGTCCGGCTATTTCCGGCAAAAGGCGCAGAAGCTGAAGACGTTCATCCGCTATCTTGACGAGAATTACGGCGGCTCACTGGATCGCATGTTCGCCCAGCCCACAGAAAAACTCCGCGCAGAACTGCTGGCGCTCAACGGCGTGGGCCCGGAGACGGCGGATTCCATTTTGCTCTATGCCGGCAACCATCACGTGTTTGTGGTGGACGCCTACACCCACCGCGTCTTCGAACGCCACGGCATCATTCCGGCAAAAGCGAAGTATGAAGAGATTCGTCTGCTGGTGGAGCAGGAGATCAGCGGCGGCGTGCCGGATCCGATGGTGATGGCGGAGCAGGAGGGCGCTGGCGCGAAACCGGAATCTCTGGCGGTCCATCCACAAGGGAATGATCTGCAAGGGAATGACCCGCGCCATCCCGTTTCCCGCATCAGCAGCGCGGCGCGCAGCGAACTCGCCCAGCATTACAACGAACTGCACGCGCTGATCGTGCGGGTCGGGAACCAGTATTGCCGCAAGACGGCGAAGTGTGAAGAGTGCCCGCTAAAGGAGTTTCTGCCGCGTAAGGTTTGA
- a CDS encoding amidohydrolase family protein, whose product MLITDCHIHIQPVEMFKAGPLEVMKKARGHYDDVLEYCRSPKALLKYLDSIGVERAVLINYVAPETMGFTHEVNPWVANYCKEDPRRLIPCGSVHPRHSLNVQKDMDELVRLGIKLIKIHPPHQLLYANDYMSGVKELEIIYRGAEANGIPVMVHTGTSIFPAARNKYGDPIYLDDVAVDFPKLKILMAHGGRPIWMQTAFFLLRRHRNVHLDISGIPPKLLLTYFPRLEEIAHKTLFGTDFPSPGVPTIEQNLDQFRALHLPAAVKEQILSKTALGIWPS is encoded by the coding sequence ATGCTAATCACTGACTGCCACATCCACATCCAACCGGTTGAGATGTTCAAGGCCGGGCCGCTTGAGGTGATGAAGAAGGCCCGCGGCCACTATGACGACGTCCTAGAGTACTGCCGCTCGCCTAAGGCGCTGCTCAAGTATCTGGATTCCATCGGCGTCGAACGCGCGGTGCTCATTAATTATGTGGCGCCGGAGACCATGGGCTTCACCCATGAGGTGAACCCGTGGGTGGCCAATTACTGCAAGGAGGACCCGCGCCGGCTGATCCCCTGCGGCAGCGTGCATCCCCGGCACAGCTTGAACGTGCAGAAAGACATGGACGAGCTGGTGCGCCTGGGCATCAAGCTGATCAAGATCCATCCGCCGCACCAGTTGCTCTACGCCAACGACTACATGAGCGGCGTGAAAGAATTGGAAATCATCTATCGCGGCGCAGAGGCCAACGGCATTCCGGTGATGGTGCATACGGGGACGTCCATTTTCCCGGCGGCGCGCAACAAGTACGGCGACCCCATCTACCTGGACGACGTAGCCGTGGATTTTCCCAAGCTCAAGATTCTCATGGCCCACGGCGGACGTCCGATATGGATGCAGACGGCGTTTTTTCTATTGCGACGCCACCGCAACGTGCACCTGGACATCAGCGGCATCCCGCCCAAGCTGTTGTTGACTTATTTTCCGCGGCTGGAAGAGATTGCGCACAAAACGCTGTTCGGCACGGACTTTCCCAGCCCGGGCGTCCCTACCATCGAGCAGAACCTGGACCAGTTCCGGGCGTTGCATCTGCCGGCAGCGGTGAAAGAGCAAATTCTGAGCAAGACGGCACTGGGGATCTGGCCCAGCTAG
- a CDS encoding FAD binding domain-containing protein: MTLPAFKLLRPRTIDEAVACMLEHSTHVSILAGGTDLLPSMKQKLFAPEYVMDIRGIDEMQGIQVQPGMGVEIGALTPLSAIEDSEYIRRNYRVLHEAVKTVASPILRNMGTLGGNICLDTRCVWYNQSLQWRRSCGFCIKKDGDLCHVAPGGKKCWATFSGDTPPALLCLNAELEIVGPVGVRRMLIKDFYTNVGDARMRLEPHEMITRVFLPESTKGWKGSYLKLRVRGSIDYPLAGVAVAIKQNGGPVEAARVAVTAVNPAPLLVPGAEGALIGKKINEASATTVGELAAKIAKPLTTSGLTPEYRREMVKVYAKRAVMAASSS; encoded by the coding sequence ATGACCTTACCCGCATTCAAACTTCTCCGTCCGCGCACCATTGATGAAGCCGTGGCCTGCATGCTGGAGCACAGCACGCACGTGAGCATCCTGGCCGGCGGCACGGATCTGCTGCCTTCGATGAAGCAGAAGCTGTTTGCGCCCGAGTACGTCATGGACATCCGCGGCATTGACGAAATGCAGGGCATCCAGGTCCAGCCCGGCATGGGCGTGGAGATTGGCGCACTCACGCCGCTTTCCGCCATTGAAGACTCCGAGTACATTCGCCGCAACTATCGCGTGCTGCATGAAGCGGTCAAGACCGTGGCCTCGCCCATCCTGCGCAATATGGGCACGCTGGGCGGCAACATCTGCCTGGACACACGCTGCGTCTGGTACAACCAGTCGCTGCAGTGGCGGCGGTCGTGCGGATTTTGCATCAAGAAAGATGGCGATCTCTGCCACGTTGCTCCCGGCGGAAAGAAATGCTGGGCTACGTTCTCTGGGGACACGCCTCCGGCGCTGCTGTGCCTGAACGCCGAACTGGAAATTGTTGGGCCGGTGGGCGTGCGCCGCATGCTGATCAAGGACTTTTACACCAACGTGGGCGATGCCCGCATGCGCTTGGAGCCGCATGAAATGATCACCCGCGTGTTCCTCCCGGAATCAACCAAGGGATGGAAGGGCAGTTACTTGAAGCTGCGCGTACGCGGGTCCATTGATTATCCGCTGGCCGGCGTGGCCGTTGCGATCAAGCAGAATGGCGGCCCGGTGGAAGCCGCGCGCGTCGCGGTGACGGCGGTGAATCCCGCGCCGCTGCTGGTTCCCGGTGCAGAAGGCGCGCTGATCGGCAAGAAGATCAACGAGGCTTCCGCGACGACCGTCGGCGAGTTGGCCGCCAAGATCGCCAAACCGCTCACGACTTCCGGACTGACGCCGGAATATCGCCGCGAGATGGTCAAGGTGTACGCGAAGCGGGCGGTGATGGCGGCGTCCTCCTCATAG
- a CDS encoding VOC family protein: MIARFVLLICAASSALLLSGQKAAPAASVPAFGTEGAFWAIVVADLDASERWYSENLGFRRIKKSTAPNGAAETSVLEGHGIYVELVHFLDGKNTPLAQVGPKEGQRLGLGIFKTGVTVSQEVFDQLIPALRARNVQFVGGVFEDKEMAVRSFIVKDNTGNPIQFFARSGDRK, translated from the coding sequence ATGATCGCGCGGTTCGTTCTGCTGATTTGCGCGGCTAGCTCAGCTTTGCTCCTTTCGGGGCAGAAAGCCGCACCTGCCGCATCCGTCCCGGCGTTTGGGACTGAGGGAGCTTTCTGGGCCATCGTGGTGGCGGACCTGGACGCCAGCGAGCGCTGGTATTCGGAGAATCTTGGATTTCGTCGGATAAAGAAAAGCACCGCACCCAACGGCGCGGCGGAAACGTCTGTCCTGGAAGGGCACGGTATCTACGTGGAGTTGGTCCATTTCCTGGATGGCAAAAACACGCCTTTGGCGCAAGTCGGCCCAAAAGAAGGCCAGCGGCTGGGCCTGGGTATTTTCAAAACCGGAGTAACAGTGAGCCAGGAAGTGTTCGACCAACTCATACCTGCGCTGCGCGCTCGCAACGTGCAATTTGTCGGCGGCGTCTTTGAGGACAAAGAGATGGCCGTGCGTTCATTCATCGTGAAAGACAACACCGGCAACCCGATCCAGTTTTTTGCCAGATCAGGCGACCGTAAGTAA
- a CDS encoding molybdopterin-dependent oxidoreductase yields MSDFSVIGKPVALVDSAGKTTGQGKYADDLSLPGMLYGKILHSPYPHAKIKSIDSSRAEALEGVICVVTGPDAPNKYGILPVGHDETALAVEKVRYVGDNVACVVATTEALAEQAAELVDVEYELLPAWFDPEDSMNAGKTTAEKDWIHPQRPNNIEKDYHHVFGDPEKGFAESDFVTERRYIAAEVTHAAMEPHCTLASFETDSGTGKPGRLTVWSSTQVPYYLQHKLSIVLELPMSQIRVIKPLVGGGFGGKSEVIPLEIIAAVAARKAQAPVKITYTREEVFWAHRGRPRTIIDLKTGIRKDGRITSVAAKVIQDGGAYCSYGVVTILYSGALLGALYDIPNIKYDGYRVLTNKPACGAMRGHGTVNVRFAFESQLDEMAAAIGMDPAEVRRVNLLKPPCVTVNNLRVQSYGLPECIEQVVERSGWKKRRGHLPPKRGLGIACSHYVSGAANSIIRSDMPHSTVNIKIDRDGGVVVYTGASDIGQGSDTMVAQIVAEVLGISLARIKVVAADTDLTPIDIGSYSSRVTFMNGNASLRAAEDVKKKIVAAAAKKMICAPEHVIMRGDMVWKKGGPEPGAAAAPSTPEGVAAAGEKVVEGSVQQVSGRVEGQTLRGSLQQKRKDQGPRDHMSFEEAVVSAIDFTGSLTGTGSYAPPKESRGGEFKGAGVGPSPAYSYSAQVAEVSVDEETGEVTVHKVWAAHDCGRALNPVSVEGQVIGSVWMGLGQAMQEEMVWKDGLLMNPGMLEYKSPSAVESPEVECIIVESVDPEGPFGAKEASEGSLAATIPAIANAIYDAVGVRMRETPFSPERVLAALRKKKLESKALEITRGADPSAPTTFREHGGSLWYKGKGPDRHVDDPSRRESVSVEDEA; encoded by the coding sequence ATGTCAGATTTCTCAGTGATCGGCAAACCCGTCGCGCTGGTTGACTCGGCGGGCAAGACCACCGGCCAGGGCAAGTATGCGGACGACCTGTCCCTGCCCGGCATGTTGTACGGCAAGATCCTGCATTCGCCCTACCCGCACGCAAAGATCAAGAGTATTGACTCCTCGCGCGCGGAAGCGCTGGAAGGCGTGATCTGCGTGGTCACCGGGCCGGACGCGCCCAACAAGTACGGCATTCTGCCCGTTGGCCATGACGAAACCGCGCTGGCGGTGGAAAAAGTCCGCTACGTGGGCGACAACGTGGCCTGCGTCGTCGCCACCACAGAAGCGCTGGCGGAGCAAGCCGCGGAACTGGTGGACGTAGAGTATGAGTTGCTGCCCGCCTGGTTTGATCCGGAAGATTCCATGAATGCGGGAAAAACGACGGCCGAAAAGGATTGGATCCATCCGCAGCGGCCCAACAATATCGAAAAGGATTATCACCACGTCTTCGGCGATCCCGAGAAGGGCTTTGCCGAATCGGACTTTGTCACCGAACGCCGCTACATTGCCGCGGAAGTCACGCACGCCGCCATGGAGCCGCACTGCACGCTGGCGTCGTTTGAGACCGATTCAGGGACGGGCAAGCCGGGCCGGTTGACGGTGTGGTCGTCCACGCAGGTGCCGTATTACCTGCAGCACAAGTTGTCCATCGTGCTGGAACTGCCCATGTCGCAGATTCGCGTGATCAAGCCGCTGGTGGGCGGCGGGTTCGGCGGCAAGAGTGAAGTGATTCCTCTGGAGATCATTGCGGCCGTAGCGGCGCGCAAGGCCCAGGCACCGGTCAAGATCACCTACACGCGGGAAGAAGTCTTCTGGGCGCATCGCGGACGCCCGCGCACCATCATTGATCTGAAAACCGGCATCCGCAAAGACGGACGCATCACCTCCGTGGCGGCCAAAGTGATTCAGGATGGCGGCGCATACTGTTCTTACGGCGTGGTCACCATTCTTTATTCCGGCGCGCTGCTGGGCGCGCTGTATGACATCCCGAACATCAAGTATGACGGCTATCGCGTGCTCACCAACAAGCCGGCCTGCGGCGCCATGCGCGGGCACGGCACGGTAAACGTCCGCTTTGCTTTTGAGTCGCAACTCGACGAGATGGCCGCGGCCATCGGCATGGACCCGGCGGAGGTCCGTCGCGTCAACCTGCTCAAGCCGCCGTGCGTCACGGTGAACAACCTGCGGGTGCAGAGTTACGGCCTGCCGGAGTGCATTGAACAAGTTGTTGAGCGTTCCGGATGGAAGAAGCGCCGCGGCCACCTGCCGCCCAAGCGCGGGCTGGGCATCGCTTGCAGCCACTACGTGAGCGGCGCTGCCAACAGCATTATCCGCTCAGACATGCCGCATTCCACCGTGAACATCAAGATTGATCGCGACGGCGGCGTGGTGGTGTACACCGGCGCGTCGGACATTGGCCAGGGATCGGACACCATGGTCGCCCAGATCGTGGCGGAAGTGCTGGGCATCAGCCTGGCGCGGATCAAGGTTGTCGCCGCCGACACGGACCTTACGCCGATTGACATTGGCTCTTACTCCAGCCGCGTGACGTTCATGAACGGCAACGCGTCCCTGCGCGCCGCTGAAGACGTGAAGAAAAAGATTGTGGCTGCGGCGGCCAAGAAGATGATCTGCGCGCCGGAACATGTGATCATGCGCGGCGACATGGTCTGGAAAAAAGGCGGGCCGGAACCTGGCGCTGCTGCTGCGCCTTCGACGCCGGAGGGAGTTGCTGCGGCGGGTGAAAAAGTGGTCGAAGGCAGCGTGCAACAGGTCAGCGGGCGGGTGGAAGGCCAGACGCTGCGCGGTTCGCTCCAGCAGAAGCGCAAAGATCAGGGACCGCGCGACCACATGAGTTTTGAAGAAGCTGTGGTTTCAGCCATTGACTTCACAGGATCGCTCACGGGTACCGGCTCGTATGCTCCGCCCAAGGAATCGCGCGGCGGGGAATTCAAAGGCGCCGGCGTTGGCCCTTCGCCCGCGTATTCGTATTCGGCACAAGTGGCCGAAGTGAGCGTGGACGAGGAGACCGGCGAAGTCACCGTCCACAAAGTCTGGGCCGCGCACGATTGCGGGCGCGCGTTGAACCCGGTATCAGTCGAAGGCCAGGTCATCGGCTCGGTGTGGATGGGGCTGGGCCAGGCGATGCAGGAAGAAATGGTGTGGAAAGACGGCCTGCTGATGAATCCCGGCATGCTGGAGTACAAGTCGCCGTCGGCGGTGGAGTCGCCGGAAGTTGAGTGCATCATCGTGGAGTCGGTGGATCCCGAAGGCCCGTTCGGCGCCAAGGAAGCCAGCGAAGGGTCGCTGGCCGCGACCATTCCCGCCATCGCCAACGCCATCTATGACGCCGTGGGCGTTCGCATGAGAGAGACGCCGTTCTCGCCGGAGCGCGTGTTGGCTGCGCTGCGCAAGAAAAAACTTGAGTCGAAAGCCCTGGAGATCACGCGCGGCGCAGATCCGTCCGCGCCCACCACGTTCCGCGAACACGGCGGGTCGCTGTGGTACAAGGGCAAAGGTCCGGACCGGCATGTGGATGATCCGTCGCGCCGCGAATCCGTTTCCGTGGAGGATGAAGCATGA
- a CDS encoding (2Fe-2S)-binding protein, with protein MKKELIELRVNGRRHELAVEPSELLLDVLRRDLQLTGSKRGCDDSSCGACTVLVDGVPTLSCTMLAMSAAPNGPVTPEVTTVEGIAHHGALAAIQKAYGDWGGAQCGYCTPGFMITVKALLDRNPDPTEDDIRNSLSGNLCRCTGYTQMYQAIKAAIAAERLSSSRTE; from the coding sequence ATGAAAAAAGAACTCATCGAACTCCGCGTGAACGGCCGCCGCCACGAACTGGCGGTGGAGCCCAGCGAACTCCTGCTGGACGTGCTGCGCCGCGACCTGCAGCTCACCGGCTCCAAGCGCGGCTGTGACGATTCCTCCTGCGGCGCGTGCACGGTGCTGGTGGACGGCGTCCCCACCCTGAGTTGCACCATGCTGGCCATGAGCGCCGCGCCCAACGGTCCGGTCACGCCGGAGGTGACCACGGTGGAGGGCATCGCCCACCACGGCGCGCTGGCGGCCATCCAGAAAGCCTACGGCGACTGGGGCGGCGCGCAGTGCGGCTATTGCACGCCCGGCTTCATGATCACGGTGAAAGCGCTGCTGGACCGCAATCCCGACCCGACGGAAGATGACATTCGCAACTCGCTGAGCGGGAACCTGTGCCGCTGCACCGGATACACCCAGATGTACCAGGCGATCAAGGCGGCGATTGCCGCGGAACGTTTGTCTTCATCCCGAACGGAGTGA